CATCATGCACTGAACAGAACTTATCCCTGTCGCAGTAACCCTCATATATAAGACAGTAATTCAGGAATATAGGGCCCTCCATTGCCTCAATCACATCCAGCAGCTTAATATCTTTTGGCTGTCTGGTTAATGCAAATCCGCCTTTCTGACCCTTAAACGACTTTACAAATCCTTTTCTAACAAGTAATTGCAGGAGTTTGGCAAGATATGCAGGAGGTGTATCAGTTGATTTGGCAATCTCATCTATATCACATAACTTGTCTTCAGAATAGTGGATAGATAAGTGCAGCAACCCTCTTATTGAATATTCAGCAGCCTTGCTTAATCTAAACATCAACCACCTCTATACAAGACCAGTACAGTCTTGTTTCATACAAGACTATTTATATCCCTTTTCAAAAACCATGTCAAGATCTTTTTTTTTCTTGAAATAATTGTTTTGACAATGAGTAAAAATCAAATTAATATACAACTATTCATGAAGGGAAAGGGGGTGAATTGAATGAAAACACATTTAATTATAGTTATAATCTTAGCGGCGTTTATTTGTAGTGTTTCGGCTTTTGCTGCAGATGGTTCTAAAGTCTATAAAGAAAAATGCTCATTATGTCATGGCCCTGCAGGAGGTGGTACCCCAATGGGACCGTCTTTTAAGGGAAATGAATTCATAACGAAGGGCAAAGCAGCTGATATTAAGATCGTCATTTTGGAAGGACGGTCAGGATCAAATAAGAAATACGCAAAGATCTCTATGGACATGCCTAAGATTTCCATGTCAGACGAAGATGTTCAGGCGCTCATCTCTTACATGCAGGTAGACCTGCAGAAATAATTTTTATAACATCACGATTATCTTCACAGCCTGAATAGTTCAGGCTTGTCATTTAATGTATCAAACATTCGAATATTCTGAAGTATGATAAATCTATTCTGCAAATAAATATGGCCACTGATCACAACAGGGCGAATTACCTACAGCCCTCGCAGTATCTCTCCTGCCTTCTGCAGGATCCCTTTTTCATCCTTGTATTCTGCAAGTTCGATAGCCTCGTCAAGCGGAAACCACCTGCAGTCAACCACCTCACTATCATGTTCTGTCACATCTCCGCCTGTGCATTCCATTAAAAAGAAATAGACGATCTTGAATATACGCTTAGTCTCCTCTTCTTCTTTACTGACATAGAAATAATGTATATTGCCGATCAATTTAATAATCTTTCCATCAAGACCTGTCTCTTCCCTGACCTCTCTGTGTGCAGTCCTGGCAATGTTCTCACCCTTTTCAACGAGCCCTTTTGGCAGGCACCATACCTTCCCGTCTTTAACCGAAATCAGGGCAACATACACCTCGCCTTTATCTAATCGAAAAACTACACCGCCTGCAGATATGTGACGCTCTGTTTTCATTCTACAGTCTACCCTCATAATCCTACCTTACAATCA
This portion of the Nitrospirota bacterium genome encodes:
- a CDS encoding Rrf2 family transcriptional regulator; the encoded protein is MFRLSKAAEYSIRGLLHLSIHYSEDKLCDIDEIAKSTDTPPAYLAKLLQLLVRKGFVKSFKGQKGGFALTRQPKDIKLLDVIEAMEGPIFLNYCLIYEGYCDRDKFCSVHDVWAGAQKVLIDYLGGCSFEQLVKDAIAKKESLMK
- a CDS encoding cytochrome c, producing MKTHLIIVIILAAFICSVSAFAADGSKVYKEKCSLCHGPAGGGTPMGPSFKGNEFITKGKAADIKIVILEGRSGSNKKYAKISMDMPKISMSDEDVQALISYMQVDLQK
- a CDS encoding NUDIX hydrolase, producing the protein MKTERHISAGGVVFRLDKGEVYVALISVKDGKVWCLPKGLVEKGENIARTAHREVREETGLDGKIIKLIGNIHYFYVSKEEEETKRIFKIVYFFLMECTGGDVTEHDSEVVDCRWFPLDEAIELAEYKDEKGILQKAGEILRGL